One Bartonella tribocorum CIP 105476 genomic window carries:
- a CDS encoding HPr family phosphocarrier protein — translation MLSKDTLPCISRHFNICNKRGLHARASAKFVQTVDNFNATVEVEKDGKIVGGSSIMGLMMLAASSGCNLTIRVSGPEATDVLNALEQLINNNFGEEN, via the coding sequence ATGCTTTCTAAAGATACCCTCCCATGTATAAGCCGCCATTTCAATATCTGTAATAAACGTGGGTTGCATGCAAGAGCTTCTGCAAAATTTGTCCAAACTGTTGACAATTTTAACGCCACTGTTGAAGTTGAAAAGGATGGAAAAATCGTTGGTGGATCATCAATTATGGGACTTATGATGCTAGCAGCTTCATCTGGATGCAACCTCACCATTCGCGTTTCAGGACCAGAAGCAACAGATGTTCTTAATGCTCTTGAACAACTTATTAATAACAATTTTGGAGAGGAAAATTAG